The Egibacteraceae bacterium genomic sequence GTTCACGCGCGACCAGGAGATCCACGACGCCATTCACGACGATCCGCGTCGCGGTCGGGCGGCGAGCATGAACATGACGCCCACCAGGACCGGGGCGGCCAAGGCGATCGACAAGGTCATGCCCGAGATCGCGGGCATGCTGGTGGGTATCGCGGTGCGCGTTCCGGTGCCGGATGTGTCACTGACCGACCTCTCCGTCGTGCTGGAGCGGCGTACCACGGTGGAGGAGATCAACGACGCGTTCACCGCCGCCAGCGAGGACCCACCGTGGGCGGGGGTCCTGGCGGTCAGCGGCGAGCCGCTGGTGAGCTGTGACTACGTGGGCGACCGGCACTCGTGCACGGTCGACCTCGACTCGACCCGGGGCGCGGCGGGCAACCAGTTCAAGGTGCTCGGCTGGTACGACAACGAGGCCGGGTATGCCGCTCGGGTGGTCGACCTCGTGCGTATGCTCGCCGGGACGCGCGCCACGCGTGATCGGCCGCAGCGGGTCGTGGGCGCGGTCCCCGGGCGGCGGGTGGCGGCCGTCGTCGCGCAACCGACGTCCTAGGCCCGCCCGCCCGCGTGACGTTGGCGCCCGGTGCGGCCACGGCTCTGAAGCGACGCGTGACCGCACCGAACGGATCTGGAGATTTGCGGGACAACCCCAGAGTGCTCCATAAAACCTTCACGGTCTAGTGGGAATTATCGGCCCAATACTGAACAGACGGTTGACGGACGTGGAAGAGGCCCGGGCGGTCGCCAGGGCCCGGGCGGTCAGTCGGACAGGTTCATCGGTCGGGACACGGGGTACATCAATGGGCGACCGGGAGCCCACTGTTCGGTCACCACGATGGTCGACCGACAGCCCCCTATGGACTCGAAGGAACGTGCTATGAGTGAACGCACCCGCGCATCCGCCAACCCCGACCGCACGCGTACTGACATCGACGACGAGCCCAAGAGCGAGTGGGTCGAGCCAGCGGTCGACGACAGCATGGACCGCGACGCCCTCAGCGGCTCGCATCCGGAAGGTGACCAGGTCACCGCCGAGATGGCCGACAAGGCGCCCTGGGACAGCGACAAGGACGACTTCGGCGGCCGGTCTGACCCGGACAAGAAGGTCAACGAGGAGCGGCCGCACTCACCACGGTCGTCCACCCAGCGGTAGTCACGGTGCACGGCCCCGCCGCCGCGGGTTAAGATCGCCGACGCCAGGTCCGGCTTCCCCGGGGGGCGACCCTCCAGTCGATTCCT encodes the following:
- the gap gene encoding type I glyceraldehyde-3-phosphate dehydrogenase codes for the protein MTSARVAINGFGRIGRQVLRQLADDRDVAVVAVNSGRGRPSSLAQLFFYDSIYGRFSGDVAHGDDHLLVQGRRIDVLTERDPRKLPWSAMGVDVVIEATGSFNHLEGAAAHLDAGARKVLITAPARNVELTAVVGVNDDTYDPETDHVVSAASCTTNCLAPMAKVLHEAFGVVGGLVTTIHAFTRDQEIHDAIHDDPRRGRAASMNMTPTRTGAAKAIDKVMPEIAGMLVGIAVRVPVPDVSLTDLSVVLERRTTVEEINDAFTAASEDPPWAGVLAVSGEPLVSCDYVGDRHSCTVDLDSTRGAAGNQFKVLGWYDNEAGYAARVVDLVRMLAGTRATRDRPQRVVGAVPGRRVAAVVAQPTS